A window from Dysidea avara chromosome 2, odDysAvar1.4, whole genome shotgun sequence encodes these proteins:
- the LOC136247879 gene encoding uncharacterized protein, producing the protein MEEKEHAQVAEGTEGYNDTIMNAGKIIACFKGKLKHVKCKFKLNQQRVILNPPVLNPSPFDQSNVHSNLSSQSVLDGSLSQRNSVKVNLPKIQLPCFDGNIQQWTEFWEMFTTSVDQQNLSKVSKFTLLKGVLRGAAAAAISGIAITNDNYDLAVILLKERFGRVDVIIESLYIKLQGLPRSVNKFTEIHKTQEQIENILRQLELQGEVVNNQIILIQLVLSKFPLEVVIKLEESKPPTERWNMENLRKAILKYVRVQENVFRCTYNTKGQLQVQGDNNKGWGIGQRSVYCPTNKETGYQSQTTTAEVFASFSGKGNSQKVMQPCIFCDGDHYNDQCDRYATVVARKRKLNEKKRSFICLKPGHVLKSGVDNSTQGNITYLTILC; encoded by the coding sequence ATGGAGGAAAAGGAGCATGCACAAGTAGCAGAAGGTACAGAAGGGTACAATGACACAATAATGAATGCTGGTAAGATTATAGCTTGTTTTAAAGGAAAATTAAAACACGTAAAGTGTAAATTCAAGCTGAACCAGCAAAGGGTAATACTTAACCCACCTGTCCTAAACCCTTCTCCGTTTGACCAGTCTAATGTCCACTCTAATCTCTCAAGTCAAAGTGTTTTAGATGGCAGCCTAAGTCAACGCAATAGTGTTAAAGTCAATTTACCTAAAATACAGCTTCCTTGTTTTGATGGGAACATTCAACAATGGACTGAATTTTGGGAAATGTTTACTACATCTGTGGATCAGCAAAATTTGTCCAAGGTGTCAAAGTTTACTCTTCTTAAGGGTGTTTTAAGAGGTGCTGCAGCAGCAGCCATTTCTGGTATAGCGATTacaaatgataattatgatTTAGCAGTCATCCTGTTAAAGGAAAGGTTTGGAAGAGTGGATGTTATCATTGAATCCTTGTATATTAAGCTGCAAGGTCTTCCAAGGTCGGTTAATAAATTTACAGAAATCCATAAAACACAAGAACAAATAGAAAATATATTGAGGCAATTAGAACTACAAGGGGAGGTTGTTAACAATCAAATAATACTAATCCAActagttttgtcaaaatttccactTGAAGTGGTTATCAAGCTGGAAGAATCTAAGCCACCCACTGAAAGGTGGAATATGGAGAATCTGAGAAAGGCAATTTTAAAGTACGTAAGAGTACAAGAAAATGTTTTTCGTTGTACTTATAACACCAAGGGTCAGCTCCAAGTACAAGGTGACAACAATAAAGGTTGGGGTATAGGGCAAAGGTCTGTTTATTGTCCCACTAACAAGGAGACAGGTTACCAATCTCAGACCACTACAGCAGAAGTGTTTGCTAGTTTCAGTGGCAAAGGGAATAGTCAGAAGGTAATGCAACCTTGTATATTTTGTGATGGTGACCATTATAATGATCAGTGTGATAGGTATGCCACAGTTGTGGCTAGGAAAAGGAAATTAAATGAAAAGAAGCGTAGTTTTATCTGCCTGAAACCTGGTCATGTTTTGAAGAGCGGAGTTGATAATTCTACCCAAGGAAATATTACCTACCTCACCATCCTGTGTTGA
- the LOC136247880 gene encoding zinc finger BED domain-containing protein 4-like, whose amino-acid sequence MASNTESDLEYEVEDVTEEVGWDGIIVESVNAKGKSKESAVWLYFEKTEERLERTGSHRVANCKECGKGIKVVNGNTSNLMSHLKTKHSKIYEEVRRKTDEKYKSKQSSSQSSVLKRHVQQSLPGMAAKKTKLDSNSALHKKITRGIAGMMIHDFQPYSFVEDRGFSELMQQLEPHYQIPHRTTFSRSIVPSMYKEARKEVESKPSDVLKSKNKMALTTDMWTSEANNAYLGLTCHFLTADFELVSLCLAVEPFTGRHTGVNIASCLKQTLRDFTIDQAAVSAVITDNASNMDLASRLGEWNSRHCFGHTLQLTIDDGIKMSPGIREMIKSTKAIVAFYNRSTKGTERLTELQEQLSLPKHKLLSDCPTRWNNTYYMLTRLLEQKPAITVMCTSSAGPRVSLFAAE is encoded by the coding sequence ATGGCATCTAATACAGAATCGGATCTCGAATACGAGGTTGAAGATGTGACGGAAGAGGTTGGGTGGGATGGTATAATTGTAGAATCGGTGAATGCAAAAGGGAAAAGTAAGGAGAGTGCAGTATGGCTTTACTTTGAAAAGACGGAGGAACGTCTGGAAAGGACTGGATCTCACCGCGTGGCCAATTGTAAGGAGTGCGGAAAAGGTATTAAAGTTGTGAACGGAAATACTTCAAACTTAATGAGCCACCTGAAGACAAAACATTCTAAAATATATGAGGAAGTGAGACGGAAAACCGATGAAAAGTACAAAAGTAAACAATCAAGCAGTCAGTCTAGTGTGCTGAAGAGACACGTGCAGCAATCCTTACCTGGTATGGCTGCAAAAAAAACCAAGCTGGATAGCAATAGTGCCTTACACAAGAAAATCACAAGAGGAATTGCTGGTATGATGAtccatgattttcagccatatTCATTTGTTGAAGATAGAGGATTTTCAGAGCTGATGCAACAATTAGAACCTCACTATCAGATTCCCCACAGGACAACattttcaagatctattgttcCTTCTATGTACAAGGAGGCAAGGAAAGAAGTTGAATCAAAGCCCAGTGATGTACTGAAAAGCAAGAACAAGATGGCTCTAACAACTGACATGTGGACGTCAGAGGCTAACAATGCCTATCTTGGactaacctgtcattttttgaCAGCAGATTTTGAACTTGTGTCACTGTGCCTAGCAGTTGAACCCTTCACAGGGAGGCATACTGGTGTGAATATAGCTTCCTGTTTAAAACAGACTCTTCGTGATTTCACTATCGACCAAGCTGCAGTGTCTGCTGTAATAACAGATAATGCTTCTAACATGGACCTGGCATCACGCCTTGGTGAGTGGAATAGTAGGCATTGCTTCGGTCATACTCTACAGTTGACCATCGATGATGGTATTAAGATGTCCCCAGGAATACGAGAGATGATTAAATCAACCAAGGCTATTGTAGCCTTTTACAATCGCTCAACTAAAGGTACAGAAAGACTGACAGAGCTCCAAGAACAACTGAGCCTGCCAAAACACAAATTACTTTCAGACTGCCCAACAAGATGGAACAACACCTATTACATGCTTACCCGACTTTTGGAACAAAAACCAGCAATCACTGTAATGTGTACTTCGTCTGCAGGACCAAGGGTGAGTCTTTTTGCTGCTGAATAG